The following proteins are encoded in a genomic region of Streptococcus constellatus subsp. constellatus:
- the pfkA gene encoding 6-phosphofructokinase → MKRIAVLTSGGDAPGMNAAIRAVVRKAISEGMEVYGIYDGYAGMVAGEIYPLDAASVGDIISRGGTFLHSARYPEFAQLEGQLKGIEQLKKHGIEGVVVIGGDGSYHGAMRLTEHGFPAVGLPGTIDNDIVGTDFTIGFDTAVTTAMDAIDKIRDTSSSHRRTFVVEVMGRNAGDIALWAGIATGADEIIVPEEDFKIEDIVASIKRGYEEGKKHNIIVLAEGVMSADEFGKKLKEAGDVSDLRVTELGHIQRGGSPTARDRVLASRMGAHAVTLLKKGIGGVAVGIRNEQMVENPILGTAEEGALFSLTEDGKIIVNNPHKADLDLAKLNRSISM, encoded by the coding sequence ATGAAACGTATTGCTGTTTTAACTAGTGGTGGAGACGCCCCTGGTATGAATGCTGCTATCCGTGCAGTTGTTCGTAAAGCAATTTCAGAAGGAATGGAAGTTTACGGTATCTATGACGGTTATGCCGGCATGGTTGCTGGTGAAATTTATCCGCTTGATGCCGCATCAGTTGGAGATATTATTTCACGTGGTGGTACTTTCCTTCACTCAGCTCGTTATCCAGAATTTGCCCAATTAGAAGGACAATTAAAAGGAATTGAGCAACTTAAAAAACATGGTATTGAAGGAGTTGTGGTTATCGGTGGAGACGGTTCTTATCATGGCGCTATGCGATTGACAGAACATGGCTTTCCAGCTGTCGGACTTCCTGGCACGATTGACAATGATATCGTTGGTACAGATTTTACAATCGGTTTTGACACAGCTGTTACAACTGCGATGGATGCCATTGATAAGATTCGCGATACCTCATCTAGTCACCGTCGTACTTTTGTTGTTGAAGTAATGGGACGTAACGCTGGAGACATCGCTCTCTGGGCTGGTATTGCTACAGGTGCCGATGAAATCATCGTTCCTGAAGAAGACTTCAAAATCGAAGATATCGTTGCAAGTATTAAACGTGGCTATGAAGAAGGTAAGAAACATAATATTATTGTTCTTGCAGAGGGTGTTATGTCGGCCGATGAATTTGGTAAGAAGTTGAAAGAAGCTGGTGATGTGAGCGATCTTCGTGTGACGGAACTTGGACATATTCAACGTGGTGGTTCCCCAACTGCTCGTGACCGTGTTCTTGCTTCTCGTATGGGTGCTCATGCCGTTACCCTTCTTAAGAAGGGTATTGGTGGTGTTGCGGTTGGTATTCGTAATGAACAAATGGTTGAAAATCCAATCCTTGGTACAGCAGAAGAGGGTGCTTTATTTAGTTTAACAGAAGACGGTAAGATTATTGTTAATAATCCACATAAAGCTGATCTTGATCTTGCTAAATTAAACCGTAGCATTTCAATGTAA
- a CDS encoding cation diffusion facilitator family transporter has translation MNNPAKNLKLAERGAILAIVTYIILSIAKIIAGSTLQSSSLTADGFNNVSDIVANIAVLIGLRMARKPADTDHKFGHWKIEDLASLVTSLIMFFVGFDVLIDTVQKIISRQETIIDPLGALVGMVSALIMTGVYFYNKSLAKKAHSKALDAAAKDNLSDAITSLGTTIAIIASALNFPIVDKLVAIIITFFILKTAYEIFMESSFSLSDGFDENLLKEYKEAILEIPKISRVKSQRGRTYGSNIYLDLILEMNPDLSVYESHEIADQVEFMLKDQFGVFDIDIHIEPAPIPEDEILDNVYRKLFMREQLVEQGSQLEDLLAPEFVYISQDGYQMNKKEFQTEKGKQSPIKNFHLTSISQKTKLICYEEDGIIHTSLWRRHETWQNVFHQETRKSETEI, from the coding sequence ATGAATAATCCAGCAAAAAATCTTAAACTCGCAGAGCGCGGTGCTATTTTAGCTATTGTAACCTACATCATCTTATCAATTGCTAAAATTATTGCTGGCTCTACCTTACAATCCTCCAGTTTGACAGCCGATGGTTTTAACAATGTTTCAGATATTGTGGCTAATATTGCCGTTTTGATAGGGCTTCGTATGGCACGCAAACCGGCTGACACGGATCACAAATTTGGTCACTGGAAAATTGAAGACTTGGCTAGTCTTGTCACTTCTCTTATCATGTTTTTTGTTGGCTTTGATGTTCTGATTGATACCGTTCAAAAAATTATCTCTCGCCAAGAAACAATCATTGATCCTTTGGGTGCTTTAGTTGGAATGGTCTCCGCTTTGATTATGACTGGTGTTTACTTTTATAATAAATCCTTAGCAAAAAAAGCACATTCTAAAGCGCTTGATGCTGCTGCCAAAGACAATTTATCTGATGCTATCACTTCTCTTGGTACAACGATTGCAATCATCGCAAGTGCCTTAAATTTCCCGATTGTGGATAAACTTGTTGCTATCATTATCACCTTTTTCATTCTTAAAACGGCTTACGAAATTTTTATGGAATCCTCTTTTAGTCTATCAGACGGTTTTGATGAAAATCTTTTAAAAGAATACAAAGAAGCCATTTTAGAAATTCCTAAAATTTCCCGTGTTAAATCTCAAAGAGGTCGTACTTATGGTAGTAACATCTATCTTGACCTCATTTTAGAAATGAATCCCGACTTATCTGTCTATGAAAGCCATGAAATTGCCGATCAAGTTGAATTTATGCTCAAAGATCAATTTGGAGTTTTTGATATTGACATTCACATTGAGCCCGCACCTATCCCAGAGGATGAAATTTTGGACAATGTTTATCGAAAATTATTTATGAGAGAACAATTAGTCGAGCAGGGAAGCCAATTAGAGGACTTACTAGCTCCTGAATTTGTTTACATTTCCCAAGATGGCTACCAAATGAACAAAAAAGAATTTCAAACCGAAAAAGGAAAGCAATCTCCTATTAAAAATTTCCATTTAACTTCTATTAGCCAAAAAACCAAACTCATTTGTTATGAAGAAGATGGAATTATCCATACCAGCCTTTGGCGTCGTCACGAAACATGGCAAAATGTTTTTCATCAGGAAACACGAAAAAGCGAAACTGAAATATAA
- the pyk gene encoding pyruvate kinase: MNKRVKIVATLGPAVEIRGGKRFGEDGYWSEKLDVEASAQNIAKLIQAGANTFRFNFSHGDHAEQGDRMATVHRAEEIAGQKVGYLLDTKGPEIRTELFEGDAKEYSYKTGEQIRVATKQGIKSTREVIALNVAGALDIFDDVEVGKQVLVDDGKLGLRVIAKDPVTREFEVEVENDGIIAKQKGVNIPNTKIPFPALAERDNDDIRFGLEQGINFIAISFVRTAKDVNEVRAICEETGNGHVKLFAKIENQQGIENLDEILEVADGIMIARGDMGIEVPFEMVPVYQKMIITKVNAAGKIAITATNMLETMTEKPRATRSEVSDVFNAVIDGTDATMLSGESANGKYPLESVTTMATIDKNAQTLLNEYGRLSSVDYARSSKTEVVASAVKDATNSMDIKLVVTITETGNTARLISKYRPDADILAVTFDELTQRSLMLNWGVIPVVTEKPASTDDMFEVAEKVALSTGLVESGDNIVIVAGVPVGTGGTNTMRIRTVR, translated from the coding sequence ATGAATAAACGTGTAAAAATCGTTGCAACTTTAGGTCCTGCGGTAGAAATCCGTGGTGGTAAAAGATTTGGTGAAGATGGCTATTGGAGCGAAAAATTAGATGTTGAAGCATCGGCTCAAAATATTGCAAAATTAATCCAAGCTGGTGCAAATACATTCCGTTTCAACTTCTCGCATGGTGATCATGCAGAACAAGGTGATCGTATGGCTACTGTGCACCGTGCAGAAGAAATTGCTGGTCAAAAAGTTGGTTATCTTCTTGATACAAAAGGACCTGAAATTCGTACAGAATTATTTGAAGGTGACGCTAAAGAATACTCTTACAAAACGGGTGAACAAATCCGTGTTGCAACGAAACAAGGTATCAAATCAACTCGCGAAGTTATTGCTTTGAATGTAGCAGGTGCACTTGACATCTTTGATGACGTTGAAGTTGGAAAACAAGTTCTTGTTGATGATGGTAAACTTGGTCTGCGCGTTATTGCAAAAGATCCTGTTACACGTGAATTTGAAGTAGAGGTTGAAAATGATGGAATTATCGCAAAACAAAAAGGTGTGAATATTCCAAATACAAAAATTCCTTTCCCAGCGCTTGCTGAACGCGACAATGATGATATTCGTTTCGGTTTGGAACAAGGAATCAACTTTATCGCTATTTCATTCGTACGTACTGCAAAAGATGTTAATGAAGTTCGTGCAATCTGTGAAGAAACTGGTAATGGACATGTGAAATTGTTCGCTAAAATCGAAAACCAACAAGGTATTGAAAACTTGGATGAAATCCTTGAAGTAGCTGATGGTATCATGATTGCTCGTGGTGACATGGGTATTGAAGTTCCATTTGAAATGGTTCCAGTTTACCAAAAAATGATTATCACAAAAGTCAATGCAGCTGGTAAAATTGCGATTACCGCAACAAACATGCTTGAAACAATGACTGAAAAACCGCGTGCTACTCGTTCAGAAGTATCAGACGTGTTTAACGCTGTTATTGACGGAACAGATGCAACAATGCTTTCAGGTGAATCTGCAAATGGTAAATACCCACTTGAATCTGTAACAACTATGGCTACAATTGATAAAAACGCTCAAACTCTATTGAATGAATATGGACGTTTGTCATCAGTTGACTATGCTCGTAGTTCTAAAACAGAAGTTGTTGCTTCAGCAGTGAAAGATGCTACAAACTCAATGGATATTAAATTGGTCGTTACAATCACTGAAACAGGTAACACTGCACGATTGATTTCTAAATATCGTCCTGACGCTGATATCTTAGCAGTAACATTTGATGAATTGACACAACGCTCATTGATGTTAAACTGGGGTGTTATTCCAGTTGTAACTGAAAAACCTGCTTCTACTGACGACATGTTTGAAGTTGCAGAAAAAGTTGCTCTTTCAACAGGATTAGTAGAATCAGGTGACAACATTGTGATTGTAGCCGGTGTCCCAGTTGGAACTGGTGGAACAAACACTATGCGTATCCGCACAGTTCGTTAA
- the lepB gene encoding signal peptidase I, translating into MVKRDLIRNIIILSVIVIIIACLRIFIFTPYGITAKDANHFLKDRDIVIANKNKKIKRDDFVLYEVDGKEYVGRVVGLGNDSVVYMDDVLYLNNKIKSEDYLTKDKEKYLAKATNTGYFTHDFTIQTLTKSNTNIIPAKSYLILNDNRQNMEDSRKFGLIAEKQIKGVISFRVLPLDQFGFIKMK; encoded by the coding sequence ATGGTAAAAAGAGATTTAATTAGGAACATTATTATTTTATCCGTCATTGTAATAATTATCGCTTGTTTGCGAATTTTTATTTTTACACCATATGGCATTACCGCAAAAGATGCGAATCATTTTTTGAAAGACAGAGATATTGTTATTGCCAATAAGAACAAAAAAATCAAAAGAGATGATTTTGTATTGTATGAGGTGGATGGAAAAGAATATGTCGGACGTGTCGTTGGTTTAGGAAATGACTCTGTCGTTTATATGGATGATGTACTGTACTTAAATAATAAAATTAAGTCAGAAGATTATTTAACGAAAGATAAGGAAAAATATTTAGCGAAGGCTACTAATACAGGCTATTTCACTCATGACTTTACTATTCAGACATTAACAAAATCAAATACAAATATAATTCCAGCAAAATCTTATTTGATCTTAAATGATAATCGACAAAATATGGAAGATAGTCGGAAATTTGGTTTGATTGCAGAGAAACAAATTAAGGGAGTTATCTCTTTTAGAGTGCTCCCCTTGGATCAATTTGGTTTTATTAAAATGAAGTAG